The sequence TTATAAAACATTGAGTTTATACGAAAATTTATTAAGGGGATGGAAAGACAAATGATAACAGAAAAGCAACATGAACAAATTATATCTCTATTAAATCAAATGACCTTAGAAGAAAAGATTGGACAATTGCAGCAACTAGGACCTTCCCTTGTAGGAGCCTTTGAGGTGTCCTTTGAGGAATTATTAGATATGATGTTTGATGGCAGAATAAGCGAAGAAGAATTCCATAAGCTTATTAGTACAGCTAAAGAAGACTTGAGGGAAGATGATGTTCGAGCTGGGAAAATAGGTTCTTTCAATGGTTTATATGGTGCTGAAAAGATAAATTATCTTCAAAAAATTGCAGTTGAAGAATCACGTCTTGGTATTCCACTATTATTTGGGGCAGATATTATCCATGGAATGCGTACTGTATACCCAATTCCACTTGCAGAAAGTTGTGCTTTTGATCCAAAACTGTGGGAGGAAACTGCTGAAATGGCTGCAAAGGAAGCTACTTCTTCAGGAATACACTGGACTTTTGGACCGATGATAGATGTAGCAAGAGATGCTAGATGGGGAAGAATAAGTGAGGGAGCAGGTGAAGATACTTATTTAAACAGTGTTTTTGCTAGAGCAAAAGTTAAAGGTTTTCAAGGAGGTAATCCGGCACAAGAAGATAGATTACTTGCTTGTGCTAAGCATTTTATAGCTTATGGTGCAGCAGAAAGTGGAAGAGATTATAATACTACCGATATATCCATGCAAAAACTACACGAAGTTTATTTACCACCATTTAAGGCAGCAATTGATGTAGGCGTTGCCAGTATAATGCCTTCTTTTAATGATGTAAATGGAGTTCCGGTAACAGCAAATAATTATTTATTGAATAATATATTAAAAGAAGAATGTGGATTTGGTGGCCTCTTGGTTAGCGATGCTAATGCGATTGCAGAGCTTGTTAATCATGGATTTGCAGAAGATCAAAAGGAAGCTTCAAAATTAGCAATAGAAGCTGGAATGAATATGGACATGTCATCAAAAAGTTATAGTACTTATTTAAAGGAATTGGTGGAAGAAGAAAAGATTAAAGAATCCTTAGTTGATAATACAGCATATAAAGTTTTAAAACTAAAAATGGAGAAAGGATTGTTCGAAAATCCATATCAGACAAATAAGGTAAAAGAAGAAAATACAATATTAAAACCTGAATTTAGAGAAAAGGCTAAGGAAGCAGCCTTGAAATCAATGGTACTTTTAAAAAATGAAGATATTCTTCCTTTAAGTTCAGATAAGAAAATTGGCTTAGTGGGAAATTTGGCAGAAAGCAAGGGACAAATGCTGGGTGCTTGGGCAATTAATGGGCATGATGAAGATTGCATCAGTATTTTGGAAGGATTAAAAGCAAAATTTCATAAGCTAAAATACGAAGCATGTATTAAAGATAGTAAGGTAGATGTTAGTGCGGTAAATCATATTGCTGAAGAGTGTGATGTGATTGTAGCTGTGGTTGGAGAAATAAAAGAAATGTCAGGAGAAGCTGCAAGCCGCTCAGATATTTCACTTCCACAAGAACAAGAGGAGCTATTAAAAGCTCTATACGAAACAGGAAAACCAGTTGTGGCAGTATTGGTTAATGGAAGACCACTAGCTATTTCTTGGGTTTCTGAACATGTACAAGCAATTTTAGAAGCATGGCATGGAGGAATAGAAGCAGGAAATGCAGTGGCAGAAATTTTACTAGGCTTGTATAATCCAAGTGGTAAGCTATCAGTATCCTTCCCTCAGAGTACGGGAGCATGTCCGTGTTACTATAATCATCCATCTACAGGACGCCCAGCTGGAAAATCTAAGTTTACATCAAAATATTTAGACATTCCATCAGAGCCAGTGTATTCATTTGGGTATGGTTTAAGCTATACAACCTATGAATATTCAGATTTACAAGCTGTCATAGAAGACAACCAACTAAGAGCATCTATTACAGTTACAAATGCAGGAGAAATGGATGGAGAGGAAACTGTTCAATTGTATATTCAAGATGTTGCAGCTAAAAGAGTTAGGCCAGTAAGAGAACTAAAATCTTTTAGAAAAGTAACCTTAGAAAAAGGTGAAAGCAAAAAAGTTGACTTTATAATTCCAGTAAGTGAGTTAGGTTACTATGATAACAGCATGAATTATATTGTGGAAGTAGGTATGTTTAAAATTTATGCTGGTGGAAGTTTAAATAAGTGTTTAGAAATAGAAGTTGAATTAAAGTAGAAATTTATTAAGATAATGAAAAGCAAAGTAGCGATAAAAATAAAATTAATAAGTATTATTAAATATCTAATTAACAATCAAAGGAAGTGGCTTAGATGAATACACAAGATATAAGTAAAGAAAATTTTTGTAATCCTATTTTACCAGGATTCTATCCAGATCCATCAATATGTCGTGTTGGAGAAGAATATTATATGATTAATTCAAGTTTTGCATTTTTCCCTGGCATACCAATATTTAAAAGTACAGATCTTGTAAATTGGAAACAGATAGGTCACGTTTTAGATAGGAAGGGTCAGTTGAATTTAGACGGAGCAGGCTATTCAGGAGGAATATTTGCACCAACTATAAGATATCATAAAGGAGTATTTTATGTTATAACTACAAATATGAATGATGGAGGGAATTTTATTGTAATGTCTGAAAATGCCAATGGACCTTGGTCAGATCCATATTGGATTGAAGGTGCAGAGGGAATAGATCCTTCATTGTTCTTTGATGAAGATGGTAAAGCGTATTATACAGGAACTAGAACTTCGCAGAATCCTCAGTATATGGGGGATCATGAAATTTGGATTCAAGAAATTGATTTAAATACTATGAAATTAAAAGGTGACAGTCATACCCTTTGGAAAGGTGCTATGAAAAATGCAAGTTTTGTTGAGGGACCTCACTTATATAAGGTTAATAACTTCTACTATTTGCTTATTTCAGAAGGTGGTACTGAGCATTATCATTCAGTTACAATTGCAAGAAGCAAAAATATTCTGGGTCATTATGAAGGGAATCCAGGAAATCCAATATTAACGCATAGACATCTTGGTAAAGGATATCCTATTTCAAATGCAGGACATGGAGATTTGATAGAAACTCAAAACGGTGAATGGTATATGGTTGCGTTAGCTTCTCGCCCTTATGGAGGATTTTATAAAAATCTTGGAAGAGAAACGTTCCTAATTCCAGTAACCTGGGAAGATGAATGGCCTATAGTAAGTCCTGGCACTGGAAAAATAGAGTTTACATATCCAATGCCTAGCTTACCAGCCTCTGTTAAAAATCAACCTGAGATTCGTGATGATTTTGAAAATGGAATATTAAACTTTAACTGGAACACTATTCGTACACCTAAACAACAATTTTGGAGCTTAACAGAAAGGCCGGGATTTCTTAGATTAAAGGTTAGAGAGGCATCAATGCTGGATACTCTTAGTCCACCTCCATTTGGACCTTTTACGAATTTCAAGAAAGAAGGAAACAATAAAAGTCCTAGTTTTATTGGACGACGTCAGCAGCATATGAATTTTGAAGTAGTTACAAAAATGGAGTTTAATCCACAAAATGAGTGTGAAACAGCTGGAATTGCATTAGTTCAAAATGATAATCACCAATTTAGATTAGAATATGCAATTGAAAATGACCAAAAGATTATTAGGTTAATGAAATGTGTATCAAAAAGTAATGTTGACTTTATAAACGGAACTTTTAATTATGAGAATATAGAAAGTGAACTTATAAAGAAAGTCTTTTCATCACAAGTAATTTATTTAAAGGTGATTGCTAGAGGACAAGAGTATAGCTTTTATTATGGAGAATCTTTAGACAAAATGGAATTGTTAGCAGGAGATATAGATGGAAGAATATTAAGTTCTGATGTTGCAGGTGGATTTGTAGGAACATATATAGGTTTATTTGCAAGCAGTAATGGTAAAGAAAGTGATAATGTTGCTGATTTTGATTGGTTTGATTATAAAGGAAAACTATAATTATGGTAATGAAAAGGTCCATCTTGGGAGATGGGCCTTTTGAATTAGAAAGTTATTTCCTATATTTATGGGGGGTTACGCCAAAGTGTTCTTTGAATTTTTTATAGAAAAACTGAATATTTGAGATTCCAACTTTCTCTATAACTTCTTCAATAGTTAAGTTTGTATTTCTTAAGAGATAAGAGCTTTTTTTCAGTCTTTCATCCAAAATCAGATCTTTAAAATTTTGGCCCGTGTACTTTTTAACAATATTACTAAAGTAGTTAGGTGTAAAATGAAAATGCTTAGCAGCTGAAGCAAGACTAATTGTTTCATAATTAGAAGAAATATAATTGGAAATTTCAATGGCCAATTTAGTTTGCTTAGATAAATTAGCATTGTCTTTATTTTTTTCTTGTGAGTTATATATTCTTAGTAATTCAGAAAATAATATTATGACACAACTATCTGTTATGGCAGTGGAATTTAAGTTTGGAGCAATTAGTTCCTCAGTAAGTTTACATATTATATTATGAATGAACTCATTTTTTTCAGTATCAAAAATTAAATATGTATTATATTTATGACTTTCATAAAGTGCATGAAGTAAAAAGCTTGTCACTACATTTTCTGAATCCAAATAATTAAAAAAAGAATTATTAAAGTATTCTCTATTAATAAGAAAGTTAAGCATAATATCATTAGTACCAGTAACATCTACTGAATGAATTACATTTGTATCTAAAATTATTAAATCACCTTTCTTTAAAGTAATAGGGGTACCATTTATTACTTCATTAATTTGACCTGAATATATATAAGACATTTCAATAAACTTATGCTTATGATTATTAACTGGAGCGAAACGGTTGTGCTTAATGAAAGATAGTTTTTCTAAATTTAAATTAGGAATTTCAATAATCTTCTCAATGTCAAGGGAAGAAATTTTTATATCCTTAAAGTTTTCAAGTGTCTCGTTTATGCTATTAAAATTATAGTTTTTTGTAAGAGTTTCAAGGTTATTATATTCCATATCATTAAACTTTCTTAAATAAATATCCAAATCTTTTGAATCCATAATGCTTATTCCTTACTCCTTAGTTTTTCGTGGTTTCATTATAACACAAATCGTAATAAATGATAATATTTCAGCATAATACTGCTATTAATTATAATGTAAACGTATTATAAAATTATAATATAAACAATTGATTGAAATTTAATACAGAGAGAATGGAAAGTTTAATTTAAAGGAGATTTCAAATTATGAAAATAGTTAATCTAAAGACAAATCATATTACAAATCCATTAGGGTTTGACTTAGGAAAACCTAGTTTATCGTTTATAACATGTGAAACAACAGCAAGTAAGCAGGTGGCTGCACAGATTGAGGTGGCTCTTGATAAAAATTTTTCAGAAGTAGTTTTTAATAGTGGAAGAAGTGAGGAAATAGATAGTTTAGCTTTTGAATTGCCTATAAAGTTAGAAACAAGAACTCGTTATTACTGGAGAGTAACTGTGTGGGGGGATAATGGAGATACTGCAACAAGTGAAGTTGCTTGGTTTGAAACAGCTAAAATTGATGAAGCTTGGGATGGAAAGTGGATAACACCAGATTGGGATAATAAAATACATCCTATAATAAGTAAAGAATTTAACATAGAAAAAGTTATTAAATCAGCTCGTGTATACACAAGTGGGTTAGGTCTTTATGAAATGAATATTAACAATAAAAAGGTTGGGGATGAATATCTTTCTCCAAACTTTAATGCGTATGATAAGTGGATTCAATATCAAACTTATGATATTACGGATGTACTGGTTCAAGGTGAAAACAAAGTTGATGTTGCATTAGGAAATGGATTATATAAAGGACGTTTTGGATTTAATAGTGTAGAGAACATATATGGAGAGAAGTTCGCTTTAATATGTGAAATAATTGTAGATTTTGAGGATGGGAGTAATCTTATAATAAATTCAGATGAGACTTGGAAGGCCAGAAAGAGTAAGGTTTTAGAGGGCAACATTTATGATGGTGAAATTTATGATTCTACTTTTGAGGATACAAGTATTTATAATGTAAAAGAGATAGGATTAGGAGTAGATAAGTTAAAAGCAAGATTAAGTTTACCAGTAAAAATAAAAGAGAAGTTAAAGCCTGTACAAATACTTAAAGCACCAGAGGGAGAAATAGTCCTTGATTTCGGTCAAAATATGGTTGGATGGGTTGAATTTAAAACAAAGGCTCCAAAAGGATCTGAAATAACTCTTCAATATGGTGAGATACTTCAAGAGGGGAATTTCTATAGAGATAATTTAAGAACAGCTAAAGCTGAATACAAATATATAGCTAATGGCGAAGAAGTCACTGTTAGGCCATATTTTACTTTCTATGGATTTAGATATGTTAAGGTAGATGGATGGTATGGAGAAATAAATGTAGATGATTTTACTGGCTGCGTACTATACTCTGACATGGAAGTAACAGGACATATAGAAACAAGTAATCCTTTGGTTAATAGACTGTTTTTAAATGCATTATGGGGGCAAAAAGGAAATTTTTTAGATATCCCTACAGATTGTCCTCAACGTGATGAGCGTATGGGATGGACTGGTGATGCACAAGTTTTCTCTGGAACAGCATGTTTCAATATGGATACCTTTGCTTTCTTTAGTAAGTATGGATATGATCTTGGACGTGAGCAAGAGAAGACCAATGGAATGGTGCCTATGGTTGTACCAGCAGCAGGTCTTCCAGGTGGTGGTTCTAGTGCATGGGCAGATGCAGCAACAATAATACCTTGGAATGTATATGTTCAATATGGAGATAAGAAAATTTTAGAGCAGCAGTTTGAAAGCATGAAAGCTTGGGTCGATTTTGTCAAAAAAGCTGATGATGATTCTGGAAGCAAAAGACTATGGACAACAGGTTTCCATTTTGGAGATTGGTTAGCTTTAGATGGGACAGATCCTGCTTTTCCAACAGGGGGGACAGATATACCTTTTATATCTTCAGCATATTATTGTTATTCCTCAATGCTTGTTGCAAAGGCTGCAAAAGTATTAGGAAAAGAAGAAATAGCAAAAGAATATGAAAAATTATCGAATGAAGTTAGAGAAGCAATTAGAGATGAGTATTTTAGTAAAAATGGACGTATGACAATCAATACTCAAACTGCCTTGATAATAGCATTATTTATGGATATAGCACCAGAAGAGAAGAGGGAAAGGGTTGCAAATGATTTAAGAGAAAAGCTTAAAAAAGATAAAAATCATTTAAAAACAGGTTTTGTTGGAACTCCATATTTTTGCAAGGTGTTATCAGAAAATGGATCTAATGATTTAGCTTATACCTTATTATTGAATAAGGACTATCCAAGCTGGTTATATGCAGTTACAATGGGAGCAACAACAATCTGGGAACGTTGGCATTCTGTGCTTTCAGATGGAAAAATAAGTGGCACAGATATGAATTCATTAAATCATTATGCATATGGTTCTATTGTAGAATGGATGTATAGATATATGGTAGGGATAAATCCAGTAGAGGATACACCAGGCTTTAGACATATTAAGTTAACTCCTATGCCTGACTATCGTTTAAAATGTGCAAAAGCAATCTATAAGTCAGCTGTAGGAACATATGAAAGTGAATGGAAGATTACTGATGAAGGAAATTTAGAATTTAAATTTGTAATTCCATTTAATGCATCAGCGTCATTAATTTTACCTAATGCAAAATTAGAAAATGTAAAAGTAAATAGCAAATCTTTAAAAGAAACTAAACTTAATGCAAGCCAAAGCAGCGAAAATGTAATTGTAGAATTAATCAGTGGATCATATGAATTTGCTTATTTTCCAGAGGTGCCTTATATTAAATATTATGGTGTTGATGTTAGTTTGGGAGAATTAGTTTCAAATCAAGCAGTTAAAAATATAATAGAAGAAAAGTTACCGATGATAGTAACAGAAGATATGCTTGAAAGAAGCGGTCATCAAACTTTAAGAGAATTATCTTTTGCACCATTTTCACCTGTAACAAATGAAATATTAGAAGAATTAGATAATGTGCTAAATAAGATTAAAATTGATGTAATGATATAAATATTTAAGAGGGAGTATTTGAAGTAGTATATAGCTTTGGATACTTCTTTTTGTAGCATGTTGTATTAAATTATCAAAAATAATTTCTAAGTCTGCTACATAGCTACTTTCTTCTTGTATTATGTTACATTAAATGGTGTTAGATTTTATCATCTAAGATGATTATTTGCATTCAATATTGACTTTTTAGTAAAGAAAAATTAAAATTTTACTTAGGTATTGAAAGATAAATTTTAGATTATAGATGTTAAATAAATATATGAGGCATTTTTGAAGATGCCTTAAGCAGATAGTCGGAGGTTAAAATGGCTACAATAAAAGATATTGCTGAAAAGGCTGGTGTTTCAATTTCAACTGTTTCAAGGGTGCTAAATTATGATCCTACTTTGTCTACTAGCAATGAAACTAAAAAAAAGATTTTTGAAATTGCAGCAGAGCTTTCTTATGATAAGCACATAAATAAAAAGAAAAATAATAACAAGATAGCAGTGATTAAGTGGTATACAGAAGAAGAGGAATTAAATGATTTGTACTACCTATCTATAAGATTAGGAATAGAGAAAAAGTGTAAAGAGTTAAATTATAGTGTTGCAGCTTACACTCAAGATAATGTAGAAGAGATAAAAACTGAAAATGTACAGAATATAATTGCAGTAGGCAAGTTTAGTAAAAGTGAAATTGAGAAATTTACTAGTGAAGAATGTAATGTTATTTTTGTAGATTATTCACCAAATGAGAATATTTATGATTCTGTAGTGACCAATTTTGAATTAGCAACAAAGAATGTAATAGATTACTATATTAAAAAGGGACACACAAACATTGGATATATTGGTGGTACAGAATCCTTTAAGGATAAAAGTAATTATGTTGAGGACGTTAGAGACCTAACCTTCAAAAGTTATTTGAAAAAACTGAAGTTATATAATGAAAAGAATATTTTTGAAGGAAAATTTTCTGTAGATGATGGATATAGTTTAATGAAAAAAGCTATAGTTGATTTAAAGGAAGAGTTACCAACAGCGTTTTTTGTAGCAAATGACACTATGGCAATTGGGGCGTTAAGAGCTCTTATAGAACAGGGAATTAAGGTTCCAGATAGAGTTAATATCATAGGAGTAAATGATGTTAGTGTGGCTCAATATTTAAATCCACCTCTAAGTTCTGTTAAAGTTTTTACTGAAAATATGGGAGAAACTGCAGTAGAATTATTAGTAGAAAGAATTAATGGAAGAACAATTGCTAAAAAGGTTAGTTTATCAACCGAGCTGATTGTAAGGAATAGCTCATTTTAAAAATATATTATTTTATTTAAGAAGGACTCTAATTTAGAGTTCTTTTATTTTAGTAAAAAATAAAAATAATTTTACTAAAAAGTATTGATATTTTACTAAGTCGGATGTATTATAATGTTATAGAATATTTAGGCGTCTGAAAATGAATAACAAGTCCAAATACACTAGTAGATGAAGTTGTTTATTTTTTGAACAAGCCTTATTGGAGGTTAAGTGTATGAGTACTATAGCAATGTTAAAAGATCAATTTAAGAATATTTTTAATAAAGAAGCAGAGAGAGTTTTCTTTGCACCAGGTAGAATTAATTTAATTGGTGAACACACAGATTATAATGGAGGACATGTTTTTCCTTGTTCAATCACTTTAGGAACTTATGCAGTAGTAAGTTTTAATAATAGTAACAAATGTTCATTATACTCAATGAATTTCGAAAATTTAGGCAAAATTGAAATCGATTTAAACAATCTTGATTATAAGAAAGAAGACAATTGGACAAACTATGTTAAAGGTATGATCCAAACTTTAAAAAATCAAGGACATACAATAGATAAAGGAATGGATATTTTATTCTTTGGTGAAATTCCAAACGGAGCTGGTCTTTCTTCATCTGCTTCAATTGAACTTGTAAGTGGAGTTTTACTAAGAGGAATGTTCAATTTAGATGTAGAAATGCTTGACTTAATAAAAGCAGGTAAGGCTGTAGAAAATAATTATATAGGTGTAAACAGTGGAATTATGGATCAGTTTGCAATTGGTATGGGTAAAAAAGATTGTGCAATTTTACTTGATTGCAATACTTTAGAATTCTCTTATGCACCTGTAAAGCTTGATGCTTACGATATAATAATCATGAATACTAATAAGAGACGTGAACTTGCTGATTCAAAATATAATGAAAGAAGAGCAGAATGCGAAGAAGCTCTTAGAATATTCAAAACAAAGCTTGATATCAATTCTCTAGGAGAGTTAGATGCTGAAACTTTTGAAGCAAATAAATCTCTTATAGCAGATGAAGTTATTCTAAAAAGAGCTAAGCATGCAGTTTATGAAAATATAAGAACAGTTAATGCATTAGAAGAATTGAATAAAGGTAACTTAGAAGTATTCGGAAAACTAATAAATGAATCTCATATATCTTTAAAGAATGATTATGAAGTAACAGGAAAAGAATTAGATACTTTAGCTGAAACAGCATGGAAACAAGAAGGAATTCTTGGAGCGAGAATGACTGGAGCAGGTTTTGGTGGATGTGCTATTGCAATAGTAAAGAAAACTTCTACAGAGGAATTTATTAAGAATGTAGGAGAAGTTTACTTAAAGGAAATAGGATATAAGGCTGATTTCTACATCGCTAACATTGGTGACGGTGCCAAGGAGGTAAAATAATGAGCGTTTTAGTATTAGGTGGAGCAGGATATATAGGTTCTCATGCTACAAGCAAACTTATTCAAAATGGATATGATGTTATAGTTATAGACAATCTTCAAACAGGGCACAAAGATGCAATCTGTGAAGGTGCTAAATTCTATGAAGGAGATATAAGAGATATTGATTTCTTAAGAGAAGTATTTTCAAAGGAAAAGATTGATGGAGTAATGCACTTTGCTGCAAATTCTCTTGTTGGAGAGTCAATGACTAACCCAATTAAGTATTTCAACAACAATGTTCATGGAGCAGAAGTGCTATTATCAGCTATGAATGAATTTGATATTAAATATATAGTGTTCTCTTCTACAGCAGCAACTTATGGTGAACCAAAACAAATTCCTATTACTGAGGAAACAGAAACATGTCCAACTAACCCATATGGTGAATCTAAGTTAATGATGGAAAAAATGATGAAATGGTCTGACAAGGCTTACGGAATAAAATATGTAGCATTAAGATATTTTAACGTCGCTGGAGCTAAGGAGACTGGAGAAATTGGAGAAGATCATAATCCAGAAACTCATTTAATTCCTTTAGTTTTACAAGTACCTCTAGGAAAGAGAGAAGCTATAACTATTTACGGAGATGACTATGATACTGAAGATGGTACTTGTGTAAGAGATTATATTCATATTGAGGATCTTGTAGATGCACACATTTTAGCTCTTGAGTATTTATTTAATAAAAATACAAGTAATGTATTTAACCTAGGAAGTAACAATGGTTTCTCAGTAAAGGAAATCATAGAAGTTGCAAGAAAAGTAACAGGACATCCAATACCAGCAGTATTAGGAGAAAGAAGAGCAGGGGACCCTAGTAAGCTAGTTGCTTCTTCAGCAAAAGCTAAAGAAATTTTAGGCTGGGTTCCAAAGAAGACTTCTGTTGAAAAGATTATTCAAGATGCTTGGAATTGGCATAAGAATAACCCAAATGGTTTTGATAAATAAGGGGGAATAATCATGGAACTTCAAGAAAAAATTCAATTATTAGTTGCTAAAGCTATAGAAAGTGAACTAATTGAAAAAGAAGATGAAATATATTGTATAAATCAAGTTATGGATTTATTTCATTTGAAAGATATAGAAAAAAGAAACGTTGAATTAGGTGAAGAAACTATCCCTGATATATTAGATGAGTTAGTTGATTTTGCAGCAGCAAATAACATAATTGAAGATTTGTCAGATGAAAAAGATATATTATCAGCAAAAGTTATGAATTGCTTTATGAGCAAACCATCTGAAGTTATAAGAAAATTCTATACAAAGTATGATGAAAGCCCTGCAAGAGCAACAGAGTATTTCTATGGATTAAGTAAAAATAATAACTATATTCAAACCAAGAGAATAGCTAAAAACATTAGCTATAAAGTAGGAACAGAGTATGGGGATTTAGATATAACTATTAATTTATCTAAGCCAGAAAAGAATCCTAAGGATATAGCTAAAGCTAAGGAAGCTAAAAGCACAAACTATCCAAAATGTTTACTATGCGTTGAAAATGAAGGTTATGTAGGAAGAATAAATCACCCAGCACGTTCAAATCACAGAATAATACCAATGGATTTATTAAATGAAAGCTGGTACTTACAATATTCTCCTTACTCATATTACAATGAACATTGCATTGTTTT comes from Clostridium sp. TW13 and encodes:
- the galE gene encoding UDP-glucose 4-epimerase GalE — encoded protein: MSVLVLGGAGYIGSHATSKLIQNGYDVIVIDNLQTGHKDAICEGAKFYEGDIRDIDFLREVFSKEKIDGVMHFAANSLVGESMTNPIKYFNNNVHGAEVLLSAMNEFDIKYIVFSSTAATYGEPKQIPITEETETCPTNPYGESKLMMEKMMKWSDKAYGIKYVALRYFNVAGAKETGEIGEDHNPETHLIPLVLQVPLGKREAITIYGDDYDTEDGTCVRDYIHIEDLVDAHILALEYLFNKNTSNVFNLGSNNGFSVKEIIEVARKVTGHPIPAVLGERRAGDPSKLVASSAKAKEILGWVPKKTSVEKIIQDAWNWHKNNPNGFDK